From Streptomyces asiaticus, one genomic window encodes:
- a CDS encoding DUF952 domain-containing protein, protein MIRHVVTAADWNAHPEQPYGPASLAEDGFVHCSPDEATTLSVVNAFYRDAPRPLLVLLLDEERLASRVEWEEAAPVPPPGVGADILFPHVFGPINRDAVTGVLEIQWDGEGRATGMREWQSA, encoded by the coding sequence ATGATCCGTCACGTTGTGACCGCCGCTGACTGGAATGCCCATCCCGAGCAGCCATACGGACCTGCTTCGCTTGCGGAGGACGGTTTTGTCCACTGCTCCCCCGACGAGGCGACCACCCTGAGCGTCGTGAACGCCTTCTACCGCGATGCGCCCAGGCCGCTGCTGGTGCTACTGCTCGACGAGGAGCGTCTTGCCTCTCGGGTGGAATGGGAAGAGGCGGCCCCCGTACCACCGCCCGGGGTCGGCGCGGACATCCTGTTTCCGCATGTGTTCGGCCCGATCAACCGTGATGCTGTCACGGGTGTCCTGGAGATCCAGTGGGATGGTGAAGGCCGGGCAACCGGAATGCGAGAGTGGCAGTCAGCCTGA
- the gndA gene encoding NADP-dependent phosphogluconate dehydrogenase, whose protein sequence is MPSPSTAQPTAQIGVTGLAVMGSNLARNFARHGHTVALHNRTFAKTKALMEEHGHEGNFVPAESAEEFVASLQRPRRLIIMVKAGAPTDAVIEEFAPLLEEGDVIIDGGNAHFEDTRRREKSLRERGLHFVGTGISGGEEGALNGPSIMPGGSVESYKSLGPLLESISAKVDGTPCCTHIGPDGAGHFVKMVHNGIEYADMQLIAESYDLLRRALGMSPGEIAEVFRTWNGGRLESYLIEITAEVLGHTDAATGKPFVDVVQDQAEQKGTGRWTVQTALDLGVPVSGIAEAVFARSLSGHAELRDASQGLPGPSGKGLTGAAAERFADDVEQALYASKIVAYAQGIHQIEAGSQEYGWDIDPGAVARIWRGGCIIRARFLNRITEAYAKDRKPVTLLTDDHFAEALGAAQDAWRRVVATSVELGVPAPGFSAALAYYDALRSERLPAALVQGQRDYFGAHTYRRVDREGSFHTLWGGDRDERTA, encoded by the coding sequence ATGCCCAGCCCTTCCACCGCCCAGCCCACCGCCCAGATCGGCGTCACAGGGCTCGCCGTCATGGGGAGCAACCTCGCCCGCAACTTCGCCCGGCACGGGCACACCGTCGCTCTCCACAACCGCACGTTCGCCAAGACCAAGGCGCTGATGGAGGAGCACGGTCACGAGGGGAACTTCGTGCCGGCGGAGAGCGCCGAGGAGTTCGTCGCCTCGCTCCAGCGGCCCCGGCGGCTGATCATCATGGTCAAGGCGGGTGCGCCCACCGACGCCGTCATCGAGGAGTTCGCACCCCTCCTCGAAGAGGGCGACGTGATCATCGACGGGGGCAACGCCCACTTCGAGGACACCCGGCGCCGGGAGAAGTCTCTGCGCGAGCGCGGGCTGCACTTCGTGGGCACCGGCATCTCCGGCGGCGAGGAGGGCGCCCTCAACGGGCCCAGCATCATGCCCGGCGGATCGGTGGAATCCTACAAGTCCCTCGGCCCGCTGCTGGAGTCCATCTCCGCCAAGGTGGACGGCACCCCGTGCTGCACCCACATCGGGCCGGACGGCGCCGGCCACTTCGTGAAGATGGTGCACAACGGCATCGAGTACGCGGACATGCAGCTCATCGCCGAGTCGTACGACCTGCTGCGGCGGGCGCTCGGCATGTCGCCCGGTGAGATCGCGGAGGTGTTCCGCACCTGGAACGGCGGCCGCCTGGAGTCGTATCTGATCGAGATCACCGCCGAGGTGCTCGGGCACACCGACGCCGCCACCGGCAAGCCGTTCGTGGACGTGGTGCAGGACCAGGCGGAGCAGAAGGGCACCGGCCGCTGGACCGTGCAGACCGCGCTGGACCTGGGCGTGCCGGTGAGCGGGATCGCCGAGGCGGTGTTCGCCCGCTCGCTGTCCGGCCACGCGGAGCTGCGGGACGCCTCGCAGGGGCTGCCGGGCCCATCCGGCAAGGGGCTCACGGGGGCCGCCGCGGAGCGGTTCGCCGACGATGTCGAGCAGGCGCTGTACGCCTCGAAGATCGTGGCGTACGCGCAGGGCATCCACCAGATCGAGGCGGGCAGCCAGGAGTACGGCTGGGACATCGACCCCGGGGCGGTCGCGCGGATCTGGCGCGGTGGCTGCATCATCCGGGCGCGGTTCCTCAACCGGATCACCGAGGCGTACGCCAAGGACCGCAAGCCCGTCACGCTGCTGACCGACGACCACTTCGCCGAGGCGCTGGGCGCGGCGCAGGACGCCTGGCGGCGGGTGGTGGCCACCTCGGTCGAGCTGGGCGTGCCGGCCCCGGGCTTCTCGGCGGCGCTGGCGTACTACGACGCGCTGCGCTCGGAGCGGCTGCCCGCCGCGCTGGTCCAGGGGCAGCGGGACTACTTCGGCGCGCACACCTACCGGCGGGTGGACCGCGAGGGTTCGTTCCACACGCTGTGGGGCGGCGACCGCGACGAGCGTACGGCCTGA